The following proteins come from a genomic window of Dreissena polymorpha isolate Duluth1 chromosome 1, UMN_Dpol_1.0, whole genome shotgun sequence:
- the LOC127852672 gene encoding uncharacterized protein LOC127852672 yields the protein MDREEYVKKLKCEMSDSDTYVDVTDDRTRIVENKVKKVTDTLYKKGSIDSDLRRYLTSSGGTSGKLQGNPKLHKPGMPLRTIVNGRNHPTEKMAEKVENELRDHVTSFPSYVRDTTDFLNQIAQIQQPLADGTIIYCLDVKAFYPSVPREEARAAVTEALNQRVQPEVPTNDTIIMMDTVLNNNTISFNGDHYMQNEGTAIGSHIGMNYASTYMGAWEKELFSKSNKHPKAYFRFVDDVWGLWTHGLEALKTFHAFANTIHPRIQLELRYSTEQLEFLDTMTSIRTGRLVSDLYTKPTDRHLYLHKDSSHTESTKKAIPYGLGVRLKRICSEETDYKKHRDEIKEQLLQRGYNVRFVETELKKVDSKKREDLLRIKVSSKYV from the exons ATGGACAGGGAAGAATATGTCAAAAAGCTGAAGTGTGAAATGTCGGACAGTGACACATACGTCGACGTGACGGATGATAGAACAAGAATTGTggaaaacaaagtgaaaaaagtGACCGACACTCTTTACAAGAAGGGGTCGATCGACAGTGACCTTAGAAGGTATCTCACCAGCAGCGGTGGAACTTCCGGTAAGCTTCAGGGCAACCCGAAGCTTCATAAACCTGGGATGCCTCTCCGCACTATTGTAAACGGCCGTAATCACCCGACAGAGAAGATGGCGGAAAAAGTGGAAAATGAACTGCGcgatcatgtgacgtcatttccgtCGTATGTGAGAGACACAACCGACTTTCTAAACCAAATAGCACAGATACAGCAGCCGTTAGCAGACGGTACCATCATATATTGTTTGGATGTGAAGGCTTTTTACCCCAGCGTACCAAGAGAAGAGGCCCGTGCTGCAGTAACTGAAGCTCTCAATCAGCGAGTGCAACCGGAAGTACCAACCAACGACACGATCATAATGATGGACACTGTCctaaataacaacaccatttcaTTCAATGGAGACCACTACATGCAAAATGAAGGAACTGCCATAGGATCGCACATAGGTATGAACTACGCGTCGACCTACATGGGAGCCTGGGAGAAAGAATTATTTtctaaatcaaataaacatccaaAAGCTTACTTCCGGTTCGTTGATGATGTTTGGGGCTTGTGGACACATGGTTTGGAGGCACTAAAGACATTCCACGCGTTTGCAAATACAATCCATCCACGGATACAGCTCGAGCTCCGCTACTCAACAGAGCAGCTCGAATTCCTAGACACTATGACGTCAATTCGAACAGGAAGGCTGGTTTCAGACTTATACACCAAACCAACAGATAGGCACCTCTACCTGCACAAGGACTCGTCTCATACCGAGTCTACGAAAAAGGCCATTCCTTACGGCTTAGGTGTGAGGCTGAAACGAATATGTTCGGAAGAGACAGACTACAAAAAACACAGAGATGAGATCAAAGAACAACTACTGCAGCGAGGATACAATGTCCGATTCGTCGAGACAGAACTGAAGAAAGTTGATAGCAAGAAGCGAGAAGATCTGCTGCGTATAAAGGTGTCTTCAAAAT ATGTATAA